AGATCTCCACGCTTTCTTCTTAAAATCGACTCGATCTCCTTGAGACTCTTTCATTTTTGATAAATCGTCTTTGGAAATGGTGCACAAATCCAAGATCTTGATAGATCAATCAAGAATCATCTCAACTTGATCTTGAGATAAAGTTTGTTGAGAGATGGACAATCTAAACATCTTGTCAAGAGAATCATGTAAATCGTGAAGGTTGCTAAGTATTTGGCAGATAGAAGAgcttgaagatgaagaagctgtctGTGAAGATCTCAATCGGTTCAATTGCTCATCGACATGAGCGGCTTGAGGGTGTTGCCTTGAAGGGAAGCTGTTAGAACGAACATGGAAAGAAAGTACCATTTTTCTTGATTAGCTTTGCTTAGATTCAGAGAAGGTTTAAAGAGCTAAAATATGTTTGTTGTGTGTTCATTGGCTCTCTGGTGATTACATATATGTACACCTTTAGAGAAGTGAGCCATTTGGAATCTTAAATAAAGTTGGTTCAGCGATGTTTCTGCAATGTCTCCCTACAGCTCATTGAAGCATTCGTGGATACATTAATGTGCACAATTTAAACTTAATATTTTGGAGATTGATTCAAATATTGTATGCCTCCTACACTGCAAACTTTTGTTTCTATATGTTTGTTTAAAGCTCTAGTGGTAATGACATGAGCTGGAAGTACAGAGTGGTTTTGAGAGAGAATATATGCATGAACCGTCCTgcacattcatttattatttacaattGATATGtggacataaaatttataataagatgataaaatataaaatcatatcaaGATGGTATATGCAGAGTTGCCTGGAGAAGGGGACAATGCATAAGCCTTCCTGAAGGTATGTCAGAGTATCAACTTACAATAAAGGACTTGCTGTGGCTTTTATTTTTTCGAGTGGCTCTAGTTTCTTCGAGTGAAAGTAACAAATAATAAGTCGCAGGACACATTTTCCAAAGATTTTTGTAgttcactgtttttttttttttggtaaacatgtCAAGACTATTACCAATTTttttgttgcaaaaaaaaaaaaaaattaccaattTTTGCAGTTTTTTACAGACGCACGGTGAAGACAAGAAACATggcaacaaaaataaaaactaacagAGACTCAGATCAACCATTACAGGACCTATCTACAAGAATAACAACAGCCACAAGAAGGAAACATCAGAGGCCGAACATTCGCTTGCCACATAATCGAAACCGCAGTTAAAACGAGAGCTTGGACCCAATAATTTTGGTCTCCCCGGTGACCAACTCTTTAAGATCGGTATGTGAAAAACAGCTTGCTAAGTCCACCTAATCCGCAGCCATACAAGGACAGATCACTACACTCGTGACCAAGGAACCCGAAATAGAAAAGGTCGAGCTTTATTTGGAGAAGAAGCACCTATGAGCCACCACACGCCATCGCACCTACACCAAGAAGACAGAAATAACAACCTACACCCAAAGGCGAGGAGGAGCCGAGGAAGCCCTAGATCATCCAAGACCCCTGCTGCTTCAACACGCGCCGCCACGGAGAAGCTTAACCGCAGTTGACAAGACCGACAACTAACCTCCTCGCACAAGCTTCGACGATGGAGAACCCGCCGTTGATCAAACTGGTTTGGAAACGAAAGCAACTCTGAGAGGCTTCCGAGAAAGAGGTTGACCGGTCCAAATATGCACCACCGGAGACCCGCcagacaagaagaagatgaaggacCGCAGTTCCCCCGCCTGAAAGAACCCAAGACGCATCCAGCCAAGCGAACCTTTTAACCCATGGGAGAAGGgcgaacaaagaagaaaaaaggaagGAGATAGATCCCGCTACCCAAGTCCCGATCCCACTCCATGCGCCCAACCGCTCATCCACTCCTCCGCCTTGCTTCTCCAGAGATCCAAATACGACGCGCCAGATCTAGTCCGCGCGGAGGCGCATGGAATCAGAGCCACCGAGAAAGGAAGtagagaggaggaagaagaggagaggcgaagaaagaaagataaacaGAAGGGGGGGGACCAGCGATTACGGCTGAGACGCAAGCGCCCCCGGCAACCCTAGCACAGCAAAAAAAAGGCTTTTCTCTTGAGAGGATTTTAGAGAGAGGTTCCTACATTTCTCCCATCTTGTAGTTCACTGTTTCTTGAAGGTTATTTGATAAGTAAAGATTTAAGCAATCAATATGAATACAGATAGACAAGAGAAGAAAAGGTTATATGGCaaacaatttttgttttgtttctgttcTCATCTAAAGGtatattaacattttaatttCTGTACAAAATTTTATAGGCGTGGTGACCTATAAGATGTTAAGTAGTGAGATTCTATATTTAATCAATGACTTTGAGAGTGACTCAGTTCCATCTTCAAGATCTTGAATGCACGACTCTAGCATCTGCACATTCCATCTTCAGTGACTTCTCGGATTGATACACATAATCCACTCTTGTAAATTCATTTGCTTCAGCTTCACATGTAGTTTTGTTCTGGCTCATCAGCTTTGAGACCAAAGACCATTTTCTACAAGCCTTTTATCCAGACATGAAGCTAAACATAGATTCAAACAGAGCGACTGTTACAGCTTCTGCTTCTCCAAACACAACCAAAGATTTATTGGTGCTCTCTTTGTACTTTCTGGAGTGACTTCTTCAAGATATTTCTTGTGGCTAAGTATTTCTTGACCTCTGCTGATAAATCTCCACACTTTCTTTGTAATGTAGACTGGATCTCCTTGAGACCTTCTTTCATCTGTGACAAAGCATCCTTGGCCACATTGCACAAATCCAAGATCCTGAGGGATCCATCAAGAAGCTTCTCAACCTGAACCTGAGATAAAGCCTTGTTGGTGATAGATAGGCGAAGCATCTTGTCAAGAGAATCATGTAAGTCTTGAAGGTTGCTTAGTCTTTGATAAATAGAAGAGCTGGAAGATGAAGAGGCTGCCTCAGAAGATCTCAATCTGGTCAACTGCTCATCAACATGAGCAGCTTGTGGATGTTGCATAGAGGGAACACTGTTAGAACGACCATGGAAAGAAATAGACATTCTTGTttgatcttttctttctctGGCTTGATATGAAGAAACTACTTAGATTGTTGTTCTGTTTTCATTGGCTCTCTGGTCaatacatatatacaaaattaaggaAGAGAGACATGGAGACATGAAGAATCTTTAGGTAGtccaaattttaaatcatagaaAACGATGTTTGTGAAATGTCTTCCTCCAACCATTCACCCTAACGCATCATCCAATGTGCATAAGAGAAAtggttttataaaatattgtaatgCAAAGCCAGCATGGCCTGGCTTGTCTCCTTGAGGCATATGATATCAGCACCACTTGTTGTACCAGCTTATAATCTTAATCTTTTTGAAGGATGCTGCAGATCTTGTCTGCCTCCTACACTGCATAATTTGATCTCTTTCAAGTATTTTGAACGCCCTTGTAGTTGTGTCATGAACTGTAATATACTAATATCTATTGGTTGCACATGAGGCTTTGAGAGTGAATATATGCATGAATAGTGCTGTTATCatcaactcaaaggagacaAGCCGCACTGGATTTGCTTTAAACAAAGCCAATAAGGATTAGAATCCCTCGTGCACATtcatcttttttgttttatacaaAATACTTGCATTTTTCTTGAAATATGAATCATCACATCTTATATTTCTGGAGGGGGACAATTGATAAACAGCGCCAATAATATAGGCATGACCAAACATTCCTCACCACCATAAGAATGAAAAATATGACAAGGTGTGtagaagtgatttttttttcctttatggatctttgagtttttcttttaattcaaGGTATTCCTTTTCTGGTGGATTAGAAACTTTATTTGGTGGATTCCAAAATTTTATTCTTCAACTTTTTTTACTTGTAAAACTTGATGTCGATTTAGGCTTAGTGTCTCATAAACCTAGCGATTTTTTTACTGCATTAGGAGGGGATATATTTTCTGAGTAGAAGTTGTACATGGTATTTGGAAAATTTAGTTCTACAATTTTATATCCCATATCTATTTAACATGTAGCTTCATAAATTTCCTATTTTTCCatatttatttaacatatagCTTCATAAATTTCCTATTtccatatttatttaatttatagcttcataaattttatttttacatatacaATTAAGTGAAGGACCTTTGACTTAAACATATTAAGACAGAAGAGATGTTACATAATATTAAAAGCAAATTTTACgcagaaacaatttttttttgtgtcatcACACAGAAACAATATTATATTAAGCaaattcaattaaaaataaagattgtTATgcgttttattattattttaagtaaCTTTACATTATAATGTAATATCTTATGAGTTAACATTATTgataatatttacttaatatgtttatatatctatataagaatttatgatttttactaATTATGATATAatagagattttaaaattttgggatTTTAATTTAAAGCTTTCTTTCGGAGGTAAgctttaaatttgaaaattgacaaacctaaaaaataatattttagcgatgctcttttatattttaaaataatatttgtaaaataaaattcgattgtataatatataaaagttgCATATATGTTTTTTCTGTTGTACCAGATATTTAAAAATGGCAATGATTTCTAAAAGGACATGAGTTGTTTTGCGGCCtggtaataatatataaaagttgcatatatatatttttctgttgTACCAGATATTTAAAAATGGCAAGGATTTCTAAAAGGTAACACATGAGTGGTTTTGCGGCCTACCAAAATCCCATGTCTCGTTTAGGattgaactaaaaaaaaagtacaactTGTCTTTTAGTCATATCAATTTTTAAACTTCTGAATATTGGACTTTTGTTTTCACTTGTCTTTAGCAGGCATTTCCTTAACCTAAATCAGAAGTTATGGTCGATGAGCGCGTCTCACTAATAACAACAAAACactcttgttgttgtttttgcGGCTGTTGCACTTTCTTCTCAGCCTCCCACTTGGATTTTGCTATGGTTCCATCACTCACAGGCTCCTATgactgaaaaaaatcaaaagcaaaAGTCAGATTTCGAAATATGGACTAGGAGAATAAAAGTTGTAAGAACATCTTCAACTCATCTTTGTATGTACCTATATAATAGTATTTAGAGCCAAAACTATTCCAACTCTACtctatttctttctttaaaatagaaattattatatttttctatggTTTTTCAACAAATTACCTCTAAATAGTATTTCTCTATATTTGGAAATTgttattttagagaaatacatttGAGAAAAACCCATTTCTATTATAGAGAAAAACCCATCTCTATTTGATAAAAGTAAAGTGAATTTGATagaaaataatgtaaataaatatattaatatatataattaaaaaattgtttggtgATAGtgtcataatatttttattttaataattttaaatattaaatttatttgaaaaaaaaatcaagtaatttaaatattttttttatttttcagatgataaatttaaataagataGTTTTTGATTCAGGTTGTAAAATGTAGTAACCATTTGAATATTTATGATTATCCGGTTTTATAcctatatattaaatgagaagtTAACTTTTCCTTAAGTGTCAATCATAGTGGGaatttaagaaaatttgttataatttaattagttgaaagatattcaatttttaattatgttaatCAGATCTAAATTAAAAGGTAAGTCTATAACTAATTAATATCACTTACTAAATAGTCTaaatgatattataaataataatttatggtaacaaattgtaaaaattatagaaagtataataatgtttgattaaatctttttatatttatatactacataaaataattagtagAGTACAATTTATAGAAATCGATATAacgattttattttcttatataaaatattatattcacaTATAAAGAATTATACTAGTTATTAGTGTCTTATAATGTCCATATATGTCCTATaagtcatttataaaaaattttaaacatttataaaattatctatcatggcttagaaaataattttatcttaattttaaattatttatatgagtttataaaacatttagaaaaaataaattctcctatatattaaatgagaagtGACTTAAGTGATTTTTTCTTACATGTCGATCATTTGTGAAgtcttaaaaacatttttatgcTTCTTGGtcgataaattttaatttatttatattagtttagatttaaattgaaaaataaatctagaaccaacatatcacttaccaaataatctaaattatattacaaataatgatttatgagACTAATTGTTGTAATTATATAAGGAATAATAGCGTTTGAtcaattctttttatatttataaactaaataatataatgaacgaaacttcttataacttttaattattttaattagatataaaataaaaagtaagtctaaaactaattattatcaCTTACCAAATAACCTAActgatattacaaataataattaatggtagctaattttcaaagttatagaaagtgtaataatgttttataaatttatttatatttatatactaaataaatatgaatagaaaataatttatagaaatcgatataatgatttcatattcatataaaaatatagatgtatctataataattactagattttgacccgcgctttcaaagcgcgggtttatttttgtttttttttcaattgacaaatatttagtaaatgtcacattttcatatatttgtgttttattttataaaagacttaaaaattttatctttatttatcgtatttcattttaaatgactatttatgttaaaaaaattaaactttattttttaatgaattaagttggtataactctgataaattaattttattatggggttaatattttaattaaaaaattatatacttttaataaagatttatacttttcaataaaaaaattcaattatttttatgaatgcttaaattatattaagaaaagaaaaaaaataataattaagaatagttgaaaaaaaattatttgaacttggactcaatggtccaaaggaaaaaaaaaggtgagaattgaatctgattttttaataggcccaaatgacccaagagagatttgatttgggctggatccaaaaataatgacccaatatagatttgttattaatattacttaatgcccttaatgaaacatgcaatgttagtgaaggaaacatgcccctaaggtaattatgacaataggattctgctttaatagtatagatttatctCTTATAATGTCCATATATGCTTTATAAATAGTCTTTGAAGATTAGACAGATTATATCTAATGGAACATTTgagaattttgatttaaaaaatgttttccaTTTAAGCAAATAATATAgtaaataatttaatgttttaactGAAAATAATTCTAAGATGGATTTTGGTTAATTGATTGTATGTTTTGTATTACTATTTAGagagataaataaatatttggcaaaaataggtaaaatttaggaaaacattagcaaaaatttaataaaaagaatgaaatgataatgagaaaaataagaagatgCCGAAGAAGATGCATAATATGTATTGGGGAAGTAAAtgtgataattacatatatataattccaCAAACATTTGTTATTACTAAATATTCATCAGTTATTTTTACAACAAATTTATAGAAACTTTACgagtaatttttaaactatttgaaattaaaaattatatttttgtgtttcaaactATATGACATTGTAtgcataataaatattttcatacaatatttatatccgtgAATTTTCACAGACacctaattaaaattaaatatcaagAAGTAATTAAAAATGTGGTTCGCCATAAACGTTTTACAGTTTAATTATGCCAATTATgaataaatagtatatataattactaaataaaaaagaaatcaaaacatTTGGAAAACTATGGTTAGTATCAAAATCGTAATTGACATGCCCCAAAATGTATTGGTAGTAAAGATTTGTTTCgaattcattttaaatatataaagtaaCAAATTATGACAGAATACAAAAGAATGACAGCAAATATTTTAGTGTCTCTAGTGTGGAATTCTAGTAAATATGCTGGGTAATTGGTGAGTGTATATAAAAAGGCGGCCCCCTGCTAAATATGTTTCTAAAAAAACGCAAAtagctttctttttttccttttctagtAAAGTGCCAATTACACCATAAATAAAGACTAAAGATGTAAACTTTTTATTCAAAGCTAATAGATTTAATATCTTAGTTGGAACttgattataaattttcattcaaaaaattcaGTTGATTACTTGAAAGATTTCTAGTtgatttacaccaaaaaaagaTTTCTAGTTGATCGTAGTTTCTTACTATAATTGGTTTTGACTCGATGGCTGATTTCAGTTTCTCCCTCTTTTGAATGTCTGAAAATGACATAACCGATTACGTCATTATGCTTATATCATATCTTACGTCATTAATAACGCGGCTTCCCAATGTGATAACGCATTCAGTTTAGTATTAATGGAGAAAACATATAGTAAAAGATAACGCATTCGGTTTGTGCCTGTACGTTAAATCCtccggagagagagagagagagagagagagagagagagagagagagagagagagagagagagagagagagagaaaagtttTGAATCTTTAATAAGATGTCAGAATTAACATTGGCCAGGTTATCTGATTTAGAATCACAAGAAGGTGAAGGTTCTCCTTCATTAATGTCACAAACCCTCTCCAGGGATCCACATGCAACCTCCGGCGGTAACGATGACAGTGATGGTGGACGGATTCCGGTAGAAGAGTGGCTGCCGATCACGGAATCAAGAAAAGGGAATGTTTACACTGCGACGTTTCATCTTCTCTGTTCGGGACTTGGTTTCCAAGTGCTTGTTCTCCCTGCTGCTTTCGCAGTTCTCGGATGGTAAAATAtcttatcaaatttaaactcTCTCTATTCATCACTTTCTCGGATCTAAAGTTCCGATTAGTAATATGTAGTAACGTATACGTTTTTAATTTGTAAGTTGTATACTATGtactatttagtttttttttgtatataatatgtaCTCACTTAAAGATTCTTTTGTCCAGGTTATGGGGAATGATAGTTTTAACGGTTGGATTTGCATGGAAGCTTTACACGATATGGCTTCTTGTTAATCTCCACGAAGCCGTAGACGGAATACGTTTCAGTAGATACTTGAGACTCGCAATTGCTTCATTcggtaatatataaaaaaaatctatcaaattctTTCGAATTTTGTCatgaaataatataatatataggtGTGAAGCTTGGGAAACTTCTGGGAATATTCCCTGTGATGTATCTTTCAGGAGGAGCTTGTGCAATTCTGGTTATAACCGGAgggaaaacaataaaacaactTCTAGATATTATGTCTGCAGATGTCACAGTGCCACTTACTACCTTGCAATGCTTCTTGATCTTCAGCATCCTCGCGGTGTTCATGTCTCAGTTTCCGAACATGAACTCTCTTTTTGGACTCTCCTTGGTCGGTAGTGTTATGGCCGTAGCATATTCCACCGCAGTATGGACTTTACCTCTAGCTAGTGAAAGGAATCAAAACAATGTCTCTTACACTATAAAGGATGCAAGTTTCGATAACATTATCAACGCTATTGGATTTATAGCTCTTGCGTTTCGCGGGAGCAACCTCGTCCTAGAGATACAGGTCTTAAGATTGagaaaatcacattttaaaactgttttttacGTTTTTCAACTTAAGTTCTCTTTCGGTTAGTATTGACAAGGTTTGTTGTGATATTTCTAGGGTACTCTACCTTCCGATTCAAATAATCCTTCGAGTAAGACAATGTGGAGAGCCGTGGTGATCTCTCATGTGATCATCGCGATTTGCATGTTTCTAGTAGCCATTGTTGTATATTGGGCATACGGGGACAAGGTATGTCAAAGTATGATTATGATTTATATAATATTCTTTGGTGTAGGTTTCACATAAGTCACttcataatagtttttttttttttttttttttgcttacgATCCACAAGATAAATATTTGTCTCCCTACGATATCTCCAATACACTAATATACTCCTTTACGAgtagtatatatttttgttgcCATTGCGTTAAATTATTTGTTTGAAACAATTGATGCTTTTTGACGGGATGAGTCAGCTCTACTGGTTAGAGCTTTGGGG
The window above is part of the Brassica napus cultivar Da-Ae chromosome C3, Da-Ae, whole genome shotgun sequence genome. Proteins encoded here:
- the LOC106434619 gene encoding lysine histidine transporter-like 7 gives rise to the protein MSELTLARLSDLESQEGEGSPSLMSQTLSRDPHATSGGNDDSDGGRIPVEEWLPITESRKGNVYTATFHLLCSGLGFQVLVLPAAFAVLGWLWGMIVLTVGFAWKLYTIWLLVNLHEAVDGIRFSRYLRLAIASFGNI
- the LOC111198417 gene encoding lysine histidine transporter-like 7; this translates as IGVKLGKLLGIFPVMYLSGGACAILVITGGKTIKQLLDIMSADVTVPLTTLQCFLIFSILAVFMSQFPNMNSLFGLSLVGSVMAVAYSTAVWTLPLASERNQNNVSYTIKDASFDNIINAIGFIALAFRGSNLVLEIQGTLPSDSNNPSSKTMWRAVVISHVIIAICMFLVAIVVYWAYGDKIPATGGPIGNYLKLYEQDYSKQAACFIHLTFIFYCHYKKTAIF